The nucleotide window GGGGGAAACAATTTCCTCCacatttttcccaaaattgGTAAAATCGTAAAATTCGCTCTTCTTGCTAAACCCCTTTGCAGTGTTGTCCTTTTGGTCCTTTCccttggcaatttttttttctgctgaTGGGCCCAAGTTACAATTTTGctgcttttccttcccaGGTCTGCTCACCAAGTGTGAtgtgctgctcccccctgTGAGAGCGCCCATGCGTCTAAGATTGTTTTTCCTTGGAGATGCTGCCTCAGAGGAGCAAGGTAATTTTCGAGGCGATCCTTCGGTGTTAAGCGCATCCACTTCTTGTTCTAAgccgttttccttttcccacTCCTTTCCCACCTTGCTACCCTTGGAAAGCTGGTAAAATCGTTCTATCACACTCGGGTGGGACTTGTCAATCATCCGCTCACTTCTCCCACTGTCGTAGCTTctcttttctccctttccccttcttACCTCTACATGCGACGTTTTAGTGCCTTCCTCCGTTTGATTAGCGGTcggttcttcttcccttcgAGGAGGTTCCCCCGATGAGCCTCCTTCATCCAGACTTTGGGCACCATTCTCAACCGCTTTGCAGCTTTGCCTATCCGTCTTAAAGCTCCCACAGGGGTGGTCACCATCCCGATTGCTCTTCCTCGCATATGAATCTTCAAACGTGTTAGaggctccttttttgttttctccttccttgtgttcttttttccccctaaaATTTTTACTGTGATAAATTTCTactctcccttttccctcctccacgttatgctctcccttttgggaACCATTATGCGCACTAACCAGAGGGTCCAACTGATCCCTCGGGGGGCCACTCACAAGGGCGAAGTCTTCGTCTCTCTtacctcctccccctttaaaGACATGCCCTGAAGAACTTCTGTCTAACTGCCTACAGGAACCCAGTTCACCCTCTGGACGGTTCCAATTTTCtcgcttaaccgcttctGCTTCTACCCCCCTTGGTAGAGAAAAACTTTTTATAGTAACCTGCTCGCCTTTCTTATCATCTACGATCTTTACGATAGAGCTGCGTAAAGGGGAACTCAATTGGATGTCTCTTGagtcctcccttttttgaccATCCTTTGGAAAAGGCCCCTCTGTTTTGTTACCTCCGCGTGGATTCCTCACCTCCGTAAGGTACTCTTTAAAGTTAGTCACATggtgcccccctccccatttaGCTTCTTTACTCTTTGGATAACTCCCCTCCAATGCAGATTTTCTTGGTAAAGTGAATTTTTTAGGCGTGCCAATTCGGATTGCGCTTCCTTCGGGCCTTCCACCTACAACGGGTGCACCTCTCTTAAGGGAACATTTCAGAGGGCCCTTTCTATCAAAATGGGTAGCTACACCCTTGGGACCTTTTTTCACAAGAGGGTTTTTTCCGCCAGGCTGCTTCATCCATCTGCTACACACATTGACATTCCATTTGGCGAAAGGGGAACTCTTTCCAAACTTATTAGCATTGTTAGTTCCACCCTTTGTGGGAACCCTTAAAAGGGCATCTTCCAACATGAGGCCTTTTCCTCCCTTGTGGTTGCTGTCCTCATTAATGAGCTTCTCCCGCTCTTCAGCGAAAAAGACGCGCTTCCTTTCCTGAGCCCACTCGGAGTGAACACCTACCACCTCATGTTGATAATCTTGCTTGGAGAAACTCCACCCCATGTTGGGAAAAGGGATGAATCTGTCCACCAGGTTATTGCCATACCGTTCTCCACTCGCCTCTCCATCTGAAGCGCAATAATCATATATCCTTTCTATCCTTgaaaatagttttttttccttctcgaCTGCTTTCTTTATCCCCATGGGATTTTTCACACCTGTCAACTCGACTTTGTACCTTACGCTTACCTTTTTGCGCGCCCCCCGAAAGTTCCTCTCCTCCCGCTGCTGATGATGCTGCTCCTGCTTATGATgattccccccctcctcgtAGTTTCTCACTACCAGCATGGTCAGCGGCAGGCTCCTTGGGGCATCATCCAAATAGACCCTTTCCAGTTTGTCCATACCCccgttttcccccctccccaagTCTTCCTTCTGTTGCTCCTGTTTCCATTCCCCCGttgtgtttccccttttccctcttcccccctttcgaaTTCCCTTTTCATCCCTTTTCAGGTTCTTCCTAATTAATGTGTGGCCATTCTTCACGCATCTCCCCTCTACCCTCACGTACCTGAAGAAAAGGTTTAACATACTTTCGGCTTCACCGTCccagttttcctttttcaataTTCTGCAAATCTGCCCCTGAACGTATTCGCGTCTTCTCAAAAGTGCGTCGTCGCTATGTTCGCTCTCGGCATTGATAGGAGGCTGCTCGCTCTGTAGTAACTCATCTGGGAGcgccttctcccccctggaCGTTGGTTCTTGAAAGGCTAAATAGAGGTCATCCTGGCCGCGTCTGCTACCGCTTCTGCTGCCACTTCTGCTACGGTTGCCGTTTTCCGGGATGGAgtcccctcggggggggtcGACCTCTCCTGCCAATTTTCCACCTTCATACATTTCgtcgcaaaatggaaagcggTATTTGTCGTCATCACTACCATGACGGTGCTCGCCCCCGCTGAAGTAGTCAACGCGGGCAGATCCCCCCGAATTGGACAAATCTGCTTCACTGTGCGCCTCCCCGATGTCACCTACACCGCTCAGTGGAATACATTTCCCCCTTAAACTGGTGTACCTGCTCTTTCCAAAGTAGACGTTATGCGCTCCATTTTTAGAACCTTCTTCTAGGGATACATAGGAATAGCCCTCACTGGagccttctccttttctggCGTTCTGGTGATCCTGTTCCCCCCCAAGAACCCTTTTAGACGTCACATCTGGACTGACaccatttttcaaattcgcGTCTGCCATATTTGCATGCATCTCCCTGCACTTGTcgctaaaaaaatattctcctTTTTGGTCATACTCTACTTTTTCACCGGAACGGTGCTTTCCGCACATTTCAAGTTTCTCTACATCTCCTTCGActtcgcaaaaatgaaagccTTTCTTGGACAGCTTGAACATCCGCAAAGGTCTCCCTTCTTGTACCTTTCCGTCGTTCCTTCTGCTACCATGCCCGCGATACCCCTCCCAATTTGACCCCAAATCAGCACTGCTACCACTTTCGTGCGTGTCACTTTTTGAGGACTCCACAGAGCTTACCTCACACCCTTGACATTTCCGTGCCTCCGTTTTGTTTCCTCGACTGTCCACATAACATACAAACTGCTCACTCCCTTTGGGTGGCGGcaatttgcccttttttttcttcccctccagaATCTCCCCTTCTAAAGAGTCTCCCTCGAATCTGCCACTgttcaatttattttcccatttttcacgatccccttttttcctttcacgGGTGAAGTTGTGTCCTTTCCCCGTTTCGAAAGAATCCATAGAACGTTTCTTCAgttttgatttatttttccttaatcGCTTTTTCTTGGGTTCCCCCTTGTACACTGTCTTCCTCCTCGAGTGCTCTCTAAacattctccttttttctatCCCATTACTCGAATCGGACGTTGCTCTTTCGTGCGCTATTTTTTCACCACTCTTTTGATTTCTACCGAACCGCTTTATGGGCGAGAGAATTGTTGAACCTTTACAAATACGCTTCCTACTCATTTTGGAGTCCTTAAGATCGCTACTTAAGGACGTGTTTGTTTCGCTGGTGTCTACTTCTGGTTCGTCTTGTGGaaggttccccttttttccctcttcattTAGACTCGAATGACCTAATCTGCTAGCGCCACCAATTTGAAGGCTCACATGGCTCCTCCTCTCATCGCAGGGAAGAGCATCTCTTCCTAAGCGGTCATGGTTTTTATTTACGTTTacctttcttccttccttttttttcctatcaactttgccatttttaggAACGCCTCTTCTATCGATCATTTCTCGTAAGTCCTCACCCCCGTTGGGTAAAGTCAGCGAAAGACCAGAATGGAACTTTGGCACATTAGCACATTTTTTGCTACACCATATTTTCGAACCACATTTTGTAAGgtctcccccatttgtgcatttcGATTTATCACCATCAGTGGGCTGGAAAGATGCAGCTGcttcaattttgtcattCGCTAAATCTTTGCAACTTTCAAGTCCTTTGTTTCCCCTCGTCGCTTCTTTCGTACCTTCATTACGTTTGTTACTCCCTTTATGGGTACTctttctttctcctccttctgaATCGCCTTCTATGTCTCCACAACTTGGCAGGAAAGATGTAAATTGCTTATCTTGAGTTGCAGTGAGCTTCTCTTCCAATTTTCTAAACGCGTTCTCTAAAATTTcgttcttcttttttatcattccATTTGAAAGGACAAACTGTGGAGTGACCCTTCCATGAGTATTACTTTTAGAGACACCGCTTCtttgcatacattttttatcactGGTAAGGAGGAGGTGTTTAGTCTTTCCCTCTGATCTATGGTTAGGTTGCTCTGCATTGCCTCTCCAACCTGGTGCGACATGTTTTGCTCCCACAGGGGAGTTATCCAACACGGTTTTCTCGAAACCTGCTTGGAAAAATTGTACACAAGTacgtaaataattttacaaataatgGATAAAAAAGGCAGCATATTAAATGAGCGGcgaatacatttttaagtaattACTTGGAGATGCACCCCTTGGAGCGTTTTCACATCTACTGAGATCTTGGCTTAGTCCAAAAtcctgcaaaaaaaaagatccaCGTTTTGAGAACTTTGTATCTTTCTGCATGCATGTGTCTATCCTCACGGTGACTCCTTAACGTGTGGAATTGCCTATTGAAGCACCCGTTGGGAGAATCTCATCATGTTCAAGTGATACCGCAGATATACATGCACTGGAGCAATACGTACATAGAATGCAGCACAACGGATTATTCCCTCCCAGTTGCTACGCACCCCGTGCTGGCACTTCTGCCCAGCTAACGTACCTCACATGGATATACGGATTGTCCACAATTGCAGccctcataaaaatgttccaATTTTAGTACATTGTAATAGTCGAGTAGGTCATTAAAGAACTTCCTCTTAACACTCTCGTTGAAGAGTCTGATCTCTTCGTCGTTCCTAAATCCCGGGGAACACTCAACATGCTCTTCTCCATCAAAATTTTCTGAGTCGTAATTCGCCTTGGCGGAAAAGGCACACCTATTATGTCGTTCCCTTTCGAGATaactttcaaaattttgtatcTCGTTTGATGCTCCGCTAAGGTCTATTTCTTGCGACTTTtctgttttcccccttcccgaGCGCAAGTTTCTAAGCGTTAAATCAAAGACATCGTCAACgtacttcttccttttgtcGTGGACGAcctacaaataaaaatgcgaGTGGGCGTGTCACCGCTTTGGGAGAGGggtaggcaaaaaaaagtgctttGAAAAGTTGCTCACCTTTGTCTTTCCGCTCTGCAGTATTCCTACGTGAAAAAGTGAAAGGTGCAAATAGAATGCGTTACTCGAAGGCGCCAATGTGGCGTGTTACCCAAATGTGCAAATAAAACGCTTAAATGAATTTGCTTTAAAAGGTTCGCTGTACTTCTCAAGTTTTCAATTAGGAAGGGCGAGTCTTCACtgcaaagaagaaaaaaaaaagagaataatTTTAAGGGAACAAATAAACAATCGTGGCATTAATACGTCAAAAAGGTTTGCACTCTTCGTTCCCCTGCTGAGTAgttaatttcccccttttttgccgccGCGCTTACTCAGAAATCATGGTTAGGCTGCTTGTAGACGCGATTACGAGAACTGTTCTGGGTGATCGCTTTTCCGAAGGAGAAGGTGTGAGTAAATCGTCTTTTAAGTTAAGTGCAaagatgaaaatgaaaatgaaaatggcaagaaaaaatataaagtaacataaatttaaaaaaaaaggaaaataacatCCTACTGCGCAGCAAAACAACAAAATAGCTagttgctaaaaaaaaaaaaaaaaaaacacacacacacacaactTAAGTGTgccgcgaaaaaaaaaaattctgaacgTTCAGAAAGTATTGATAACACTGTTcgacattttggctagctggaaaaaaaaaaaaaaatcctcaaaCAGTTTTATCCATTTCGAACTTTCGCCAATTACCGCGTCGGCGGTGGGTATTACTATCCATTTCGCTTTCCTAACTGCTTACGAGGACAAACGGAGGGGATAGCAGGACTATTTCACTGCATGTGCGGAAATACGCCCTCCATAGTTTTCGCTTTATGTGTCTGTTGGAGCGGGTTTCCACTTGGCATACCACCCTTTGTTGCTTCCCATCGTTGTCGTTTTTACCGCGTGGCTACCGCGTTGATTAAAGAGATGCTATTCGCCAAATGACACATCGGCCAATTTACACAGCGCCGCAACGCTCTACGCGCCTTTCTTTAAGGGTCacgcgaaaataaaaatgtttccaTCACCGCTGTTTGGGCAAACTTGGTGACATGCACAAATGGTactaaaaaagggaaagccaagtacgtaaaaaaaaggaaaaaaaaaaagaaaagaaaaaaaggaaaacaaaatctTAACTACACAACTGCTAAACAGAAGCAAACTGAACTGTGCGCAGTACGCCCAGACTGGAGGGACACAAATAAACGCACGGGGAAGGACCCCCAAATAAGCCGCTCCGCCATTTTCACTCAAGATCGTACTTAACCATCCTGATCAGTTCCGGAACGCCGCTCTTAAACGGCTCGGACATGAgcatacatttaaaaatggtgtGAACTCGAGAAatacaaattataattacGTATGCCATTTTTCTATAAGCAATGCAGGTGAGATAGTTGGATAAAATTCTCCCCACATAGTACAACAGACGCacgttaatttttattttctcataCAATTCTATCATTAAATATTCGTCACTCTCTGCTATAACGTCAGCAAAAATGGACAGGACGCCATGTAACTTCTTCACATAATGGTTACAGCTAAGGAAGAATTTTAACTTATGGTAAGTGTTGTAGTTGCTGTTCATGTACCTCTTCAGGAACGTGTATTCGTTAAACAAATtgattaacatatttttgaaGCTCTTTTTGTATTGGACGATGTAACTCTTTATTTCGATACACTTCGATAGGATAGCCTTAGTTGTCTCTTCGCTAATTCCgtgtttttttgttaccttccttttggccttttttgtgcccgcTGGGGGATTACAAAATGATTCGTTTGGATCTTCTTTAATGTTAAGCTCTTCCCATCGGTTATTTTGTAAAGGCAAATTTTGCATCTTACCGTTTGTCGTAACCTTTGATCGGCATTTTTCTACGAATGCCCCACAGGGTCCGGTGCGAGACGTTTTTTGATTCACGGGGGTATAGGTGAATGCCTCCGGAGGGCTGATTTGCTCTCGTGCTATGATTTTCCAGCTTACTCTGCCTATTTGATGCGTTCCCGTCGGTCTATAGAAGAGGCTAAACACGTTTGGAAGGCCAGTTGGAAGACCAGCTGGATGATCAGTTGGATGGTCAGTCGGTTGATCAGTTGGAAGACCAGTTGGATTGTCAGTTGGTTGGTCAGTTGGATGGTCAGTTGGAAGACCAGTTGGATTGTCAGTTGGTTGGTCAGTTGGATGGTCAGTTGGATGCTCGCTTGGATGCTCGCTGGGATGCTCGCTGGGATGCTCGCTGGGATGCTCGCTTAAATGCTCACCCTGCTTCGCCATCTTCTCCCTCACAAGTGTTCCTTCGCCCGCGAGCCCATCGTACTTATGAATAAACCTGTGCAGCAGCACCCACTTTCCTATTTCTTTCCGCACAATAAGGTCCATCTGGCTTTTTCCACTTATCATGGAATGTTCCCCATTTCGCAGGTCGTTCGGCAGTCCCGCATCGCGCATCTTACTCTCCCTGGTTATCCCTTTGCAACTTCTGCTTCCCTACTGGTGGGGGTAGTCTCTCCCTATGGTGTTCCTTCGGCCCTATTTCCTTCActtggtgattttttttttttcttttggttTTCCTTTATTATGCTTCTCCACAACGttgggcatttttttctcatactTTCCACTCTtcagatttatttttaaaaatttcctgagaaagtaaaaaataaatcttcttttctccttcgcAGGAACGAGGGTAAACTGTGCCATGCTCCTGGGTTGACTCTTCGCAGTGTCGTTTCTTCACCAGTCTTCACATATAATGTTAATGTTGTATGTTATATTTTGGGCTGGCTAAAAAAACGGACGGCAAGAAACCGCTGAAGTGGTTGAGATGAATGTAAAATGGGGGCCTCAAAATGGGGCTTCAAATGGGTCGACGTTTTGAAAGCGGCGCGGAAATTTCCCAGCTGCATGCGGGTTAAAgcgggagaaaaaaaaaaaaaaaaaagcacaaaaaaatgggaaaaaaatacgcaaaatAATGGGCAAAATGCCGCGCAAAATGCTACCCCAAAACAGCCTTTAACAGAGCGCCGCAGCCCGCGAAGGCGTTGCAAAAAGGCCAGCGTTCCATACGCTTGCCCGTGCTGCTCTCATGGCAACCCCGCTGCATCCGCTTGAAGGGACAGCGTGAGAAGGTTAACCTAACGTGTGGATTACCTCCCCTGATGTGCACGTAATATTGTGGGCGCGTCACCCCTCCCCCGTGAGTGCAGTGATATGCGGAAACACGACTTTTCTCGCATCTGATAGGCGAAATGCGTCCAATAGAGGGGCACACCTGTTGAATGTTATTTCCCGCCTATTGGCTCCCCCCACTGGGTTCTTTTGCCCATTCGTTGCATTCTCAGATTAATTCCCATTCGAAAAGAACGTCATGTTTACCTTCTCTTCGTTTAAAAAGGTTAAGCTGGGTTCGCACAGGATGTGGCCCCCCACGGGGGCAGGTCTGCCTCCGCAATTAATTTATACCCATGTGCAGCCTACCATGTTAGGGAAATTCCAAACATTCGTGCaccctctcttttttttttttccttccttttagCTGCTCGTCGGAGTGAGCGCCGCCAACGGAGGGGTAATCGCGGGCTGCTTTTACATCTACAAAAAGAACAGACCCGCAAACGACGACACGTTAGAAGAACCCAGCGAAAGCTTCAGAATGAAAACCTTCGATGAGCTAGCGAAAAGTTAcgacgaaaaaaatgacttcaTAGAAAAAGTCACCTCCATAAACAAATACAAAAAGAGGAACTTTCGAAAAGTGAAAGGAGTAGTCCTAGAAATAGGGGCAGGGTCAGGAAGgaatttctcatttttaaaaaaagtagacATCTTAGTATGCGtggaaaaaagtgaaaaaatgtgcgaagaaatgaaaaaaaaattggaaaaaataaaaccatcATATCCTGTATACATCATAAATGaagacataaaaaatggcctCTTTCGTCCCAACGTTTTCGATTCTGTCATTTCGTCTTTCACCTTATGTTCGTTGGAGCATGTGGACCACAGCTTAGAGAACGTCCACCAAGCGTTGAAACCTGATGGCCGGTTTTACTTAATCGAGAGAGGCATcatttataacaaaatgattcgatacattttgaagaaactAAATTTATATCCGAATAAAAGAATTCCCTGGGAATTTGGCTATTATGAAAATAGGTGCCCCTTgcagattttaaaaaaaaacaatttccACGTCATCTTTAAGTTAGTAAAAAATGCCGGCAGCATTTACATACTTACAGCTAAGAAGCAGGGGGGCTCTTCTCCCCATGCTAAGAATGATGCGTTCCTCCCGCATGCCAACGGGGGAAATGCAATTCAAAAGAGCGGTCATCTGCAAAGCGAAGTTAACGACAAAAGTGAGGTGGACCAAACGAGGGGTACGGGGACCCCCATCGATATTAAAGATATATTATGCCATCGAGGGGGAGCCCCGATTTATTACGCATACAGAAATGGGTGAGAAGTGGCACTCCGCATGGGCGTATCGACGTGTGAATGGGGGGGGAGTgcggcgaaaaggaaaaaaaaaaaaaatgcacacgttTGTCCACGCAAACGCTTCTCCACGCACACCCCTGACTAACTGCTTCGCTCAACTTAGCCAATGCGAGCAACTCGCAGGATTCAAAGAGGTTCCATTTTCGCTTTAGGGGcgaacaaaaatgggaggagGCTAAAACGCAGGCCTTGCGTATGCGCGTATACAAATGCCACGTCATCTCTCGAACGATCTGCTAATAAACGCGTCATCACATTCACAGTGGCCGCAATTCGTTACAGCAGCTTCAGCTGCCCCGTTATCTTGTTAACAACTTCGTCGGGCactgcaaaaagaaaaaaaaaaaaaaaaaagtggaagccGTCTTGGAAGCGGAACGGGCAGGATAAAAGGAACACCCGTCACGCGCTTGAGCGGAAGAAAGACCCGTTTATTTCACTTCATTCATTCGTTTCATtcgtttcctcctttttgaatACCCGGCTCGATGGCGATGACCGTTTCCGTGTTGGGCTCGATTTGCGTCCGGCCCTGAGGCGGGGGGGGAACGAGGAGGAGGCAGAGATGGGCGGGGTGCACTCACGACACGTCAAACACACTCGCGTGGGAGCACAATATGCTGCACGCTTCTCTCTTACCGCGTCGATTATTATGGACGTTATGaggttttccattttggcctTCCTTTCAATTTCGTACATCTCGTCCAAGCTCTGAAAGGTGGGGTGGATTAGAAAGTGTAAGCACAGGGGGGGTAAGACGCTAAACAAATGGCCTTTTAGGAGAGCCACCTGGAGGAGCCACTCTTCCCCCCGCGGCTTACCGATATCTTCAGGACAATCTTTTTCTGCCCGGTCTTTTTCCAAAGGTCAAAGTAGGTGAGGGTGCCTTTCCCACTTTCGCTCGCCTTCAGTCTGCTATTTctcttcataattttctcGTAAACAGATAGGCAGGCGTGGCAGCACTGGGAGCAGATCTTCCccttgttcattttgatgTCTATTTGtagaggggggagggggcggcaaaatgggcatGCGGATGAGGAGCGTGGGCATGAGAAGCGTTGGCATGTGCAGAGTGGGCATATGCAGAGTGGGCATACGCAGAGTGGGagctgcgcagggggggccTGCTCCGCTCCCGCCGCCCCGGAGGCACGAAGAAACCTACCCGTCCTGACGCAGAAAACCATCTTGCAGTCACTCGTGCACATCGCGTCAAAGTTCGCGCACGCCTCCCTTATCCGCACGACATTCTGCTTCATCTGATTCATGTACTTGTAGAGAAGGCCAATTACAAATCCACACAAAAAGGTAAAGAGCAAAACGAAGACATCGTACCCCTCATTTTTGATGCTGCCCAAGTGACTGACGTTGCTGCCTGGGTTATTCATATGTTTGGAGTTCTTGCAGAAGGGTAGGAGAGAGAACGATCGGTGGTGGTGGAGGCCCTACTTACACTAACGCACACAGCATGCGGTTCGCAGTGGGCGATGCTGCTTTAAGGGTTAAGTGACTTAACTATATACCTGTATAACTTCGTAGCGATTGTTAGAGGGTGCATTCACGCGCGGAAAAGCTGCTTCTTCAGTGGAGGGGGGGCGATAATATACGCGTCAGGGTAGGCAGGCACATAGGCATACATAATCGTAGGGgtgaatttattttccttcttttggCCCTCCTGAGATGGACCCAtctggggaaaaaagaaaaatgtttttcctcCAAGTGCAGGACGAGTGAAGCGgttgtgcccccccccggcAAGGGTAACCGCTCTGCGAGTTGCTCAAGCGTTTGTGGCCGCTAAGCCGCTTAACAGATTAACCGCTAGctggcttcccccttttgagcGGTTACCTTTCGACGGCGGCCCTGCTGGCAAAACGGGAGCCCCTTTTTCCTTCGGTACCACAAATCAGCGGCGATCAGAAATCCCCTTCGCGTGGGCATCCGTACAGACGAACAATATGCCCACGTAAGCGCATTAGCGGCATCTGTTGTATACTGCATGCACGCGGTGACTGTATATGCGTAGCGCCGAAGCCTTGGGCGAAAGGGTTGGCCAGGACACTCCCCgggtggaacaaaaaaactgGCAGGTCTCtcaaaaatgatttatttttacgaatCGGTTTGGGGTGGAGAGAAAATTTTCAATTCAGCGTAGATGCCTCACGCGATATGTGAAGATGAAAATGCCCGCCTGTCGTGCGCATGCGCCGACAGTTAGTCTGCGTTACGAGCACTGAGAGATGGGCCGCTGCCGCGGGGGGCGAAGCTGACATGAAAGATATGCGCGCGATTGGGAGTAGCCCACGCCGCGCCGCgtcattttatttcctttttccagcctcgcaaaaattgccaaaaatACCAAAATGGTTAACCGCTAATCGGTTAatctgttattttttttaaatttgcctatttttttaattttttcaatttttccactttttctaatttttccaattttgttaatctcCTCCAATTTGCCCTTTTTACGGAGAGAAAAAAGCGCGTCCCCTCGCCCGACCTGCGCAGCGGCCGCCTACAAAAGGAAGCGAGCCCATCTGTGCTCCCCGTACAATCGCGCGAGGGGCAGATACCCACGTAGAAGTACCTATTTATATGTTCGTCCCCACGTAAATACATAGCTGCGTATATTCCCCCCGCGTGGTATAGCCGCCCGTCAaagctgcttccccccccccgtacGACCTAAAACATGGAAAGTGCCTGCGAAAGGGGGCTCCGTTTGTAGACCAGAAAAGGGGATCGAGAGGAATGggtgaagagaaaaagagaCGGAAGGGGCCTCTCGCTGAAGATGCAAAGTAGATATATTCGCGAaggtatatgcatatacgtgCCTGCGTATGAGTATACGTATGCGTATGCGCGTGCTGGTAGGCCTGTCGCACGGGACCCACGGCGCGCCGAGCACCTTGAACCCCCAAAGCATGAAAACCGCCACCCCGCGTAGGCACCCATTTTGCCAGCACCCACTCAGTACCCGataaacggaaaaaaatgatttcgGAGAAGAGGAAACACGGCAAGAAGGACAGGGTCCACCGGAAGGGAAACCTGGGggaaggggaggaggaggcccGGGCAACCCTCCACAACGGGGAGGATAAGGAGGACAAGAAGGAGCATAAAAGGGAacacaaaagggaacacaAAAGGGAGCACAAAAGGGAGCACAATAACGAGCATAATAACGAGCATATCGACCATATCGACCATGGCGATCATCTTGGCAACGACGACGACTGCGATGGACACGCCCTCTCGCCCCTAATCGAGGCACTCAACTTCTTCGAAGACAACGAGGTTAGCGAAAATGGTGAGaaggaaagtaaaaataaaaagaagaagaagaagaaaaagaaaaacagagaGGACGCccaggaggagggggaacccccccgcgcagacgTAAACAGCCCCAGTTATGAGATGCAGGAGTGGGGCGAAGTCAAGAGGGAGGAGCACCAACTGGGTAGCCACGatgagcaggaggaggagaggaggaggcgaaaggaggaaaggagaagactcaaggaggagaagaaaaggcacaaggaggagaagaagaggctCAAGGAGGAGGCGACAAAGCAACCGCTTCTAGCGAAGCAGCCGCCCCTCgcgagaaagaaaaaaagtgtcCGCTTCGAACACGAGGAAGTCGCGAACGAAGAAATCCTCAACTACTTCCTCCAGTCGTACAGAGACAAAATAAGCATAGAGCACGACGAGCTGTGCCAAGTAATGACCGGCAAGAAATTC belongs to Plasmodium vivax chromosome 3, whole genome shotgun sequence and includes:
- a CDS encoding hypothetical protein, conserved (encoded by transcript PVX_000900A) yields the protein MIKKKNEILENAFRKLEEKLTATQDKQFTSFLPSCGDIEGDSEGGERKSTHKGSNKRNEGTKEATRGNKGLESCKDLANDKIEAAASFQPTDGDKSKCTNGGDLTKCGSKIWCSKKCANVPKFHSGLSLTLPNGGEDLREMIDRRGVPKNGKVDRKKKEGRKVNVNKNHDRLGRDALPCDERRSHVSLQIGGASRLGHSSLNEEGKKGNLPQDEPEVDTSETNTSLSSDLKDSKMSRKRICKGSTILSPIKRFGRNQKSGEKIAHERATSDSSNGIEKRRMFREHSRRKTVYKGEPKKKRLRKNKSKLKKRSMDSFETGKGHNFTRERKKGDREKWENKLNSGRFEGDSLEGEILEGKKKKGKLPPPKGSEQFVCYVDSRGNKTEARKCQGCEVSSVESSKSDTHESGSSADLGSNWEGYRGHGSRRNDGKVQEGRPLRMFKLSKKGFHFCEVEGDVEKLEMCGKHRSGEKVEYDQKGEYFFSDKCREMHANMADANLKNGVSPDVTSKRVLGGEQDHQNARKGEGSSEGYSYVSLEEGSKNGAHNVYFGKSRYTSLRGKCIPLSGVGDIGEAHSEADLSNSGGSARVDYFSGGEHRHGSDDDKYRFPFCDEMYEGGKLAGEVDPPRGDSIPENGNRSRSGSRSGSRRGQDDLYLAFQEPTSRGEKALPDELLQSEQPPINAESEHSDDALLRRREYVQGQICRILKKENWDGEAESMLNLFFRYVRVEGRCVKNGHTLIRKNLKRDEKGIRKGGRGKRGNTTGEWKQEQQKEDLGRGENGGMDKLERVYLDDAPRSLPLTMLVVRNYEEGGNHHKQEQHHQQREERNFRGARKKLTGVKNPMGIKKAVEKEKKLFSRIERIYDYCASDGEASGERYGNNLVDRFIPFPNMGWSFSKQDYQHEVVGVHSEWAQERKRVFFAEEREKLINEDSNHKGGKGLMLEDALLRVPTKGGTNNANKFGKSSPFAKWNVNVCSRWMKQPGGKNPLVKKGPKGVATHFDRKGPLKCSLKRGAPVVGGRPEGSAIRIGTPKKFTLPRKSALEGSYPKSKEAKWGGGHHVTNFKEYLTEVRNPRGGNKTEGPFPKDGQKREDSRDIQLSSPLRSSIVKIVDDKKGEQVTIKSFSLPRGVEAEAVKRENWNRPEGELGSCRQLDRSSSGHVFKGGGGKRDEDFALVSGPPRDQLDPLVSAHNGSQKGEHNVEEGKGRVEIYHSKNFRGKKEHKEGENKKGASNTFEDSYARKSNRDGDHPCGSFKTDRQSCKAVENGAQSLDEGGSSGEPPRREEEPTANQTEEGTKTSHVEVRRGKGEKRSYDSGRSERMIDKSHPSVIERFYQLSKGSKVGKEWEKENGLEQEVDALNTEGSPRKLPCSSEAASPRKNNLRRMGALTGGSSTSHLVSRPGKEKQQNCNLGPSAEKKIAKGKDQKDNTAKGFSKKSEFYDFTNFGKNVEEIVSPLVVAEEGDPLKPHEGRSPPNGRNKNEIRLSAPHATSHMSNAPRKEGTHEGNNPKRTTNLVGRRKSCRIDRRGKSSPRAMGSFPHKMTQREMDKPVLKNEKGKARNSNYVDLRHIECSKSTLEFFLEKKYLKRDSPGEGMDGAEEQKKKKKKKTKKKKKDLSLVCNLSEGRRDLSKQFAMSRRGNVKEMPNGKNATLEEVPGTDQFSNLSCTGGGRGAPPVRWPRKLVIEGGKKKKEEKGGCPPPPASPLEGASLGATHAGTSTRGAEKGEALIFAQIKAAHTPCTLRLNDETKAAPFADPFATHGKDEAKLKRPSHVHSSKSSLSYRLTNAVRVKRNIYLSDSDVEPSLRMDSRGREDAGVSFTGKEEETQTGTGVEEREETEVEERAESGVGEQIGQTGDHNGVAQESAANKSASRKSSAHKSDQRTAPHKDNREDAGKAATTLRKAPGKKAKPTDHFLTIKVNIITVFLQSSYVKRMNMNVSYNIQVAIYSSSDRKTIEKNCRKETFPCYFSSHTSGIGLSSDAFKKIDALCESEARQFFKLVVSCRRERSFLKKELIRIYSRTRAHVGHSPLVSLRAKSYTSHRTENLLPEQEQEVRLRNGGLKRRPVRDEW